A region of the Desertifilum tharense IPPAS B-1220 genome:
GCACAAGCAATAATGGTGGTGACATTCCCATCGAGAATGCTGGAGAAGGCGCGGAAAAATCCGGCTTCTACGGAACGATACAAGCTTTTTCCGGTGCGTAACTCTTCGCGAGTCCGTTCAAAAATCAGCACGTTGGCATCAACTGCCATACCAATACTGAGAATAAATCCAGCAATACCCGGTAAGGTCAGGGTAACGCCGAGGAGGTTAAACAGCGCCAGGGTGAATAAGGCGTAAATGGTGAGGGCGAGATCGGCGATCGCACCCGGTAGGCGATAATAAACCACCATGAAGATCAGCACCAGCACTAAACCGCCCAACCCTGCATAGATACTGCGTTGAATGCTATCGCGGCCGAGGGTTGCGCCAACGGTGCGGTTTTCGATCACTTCAACGGGAACGGGTAACGCACCGCCTCGCAGTTGTACGGCCAGATCGCTAGCTTCTTGGGTGGTAAAGTTGCCGGTAATGGAGGCGCTACCGCCGACAATGCCTGTTTCTGCGAATTCAACGCCGACAATGGGGGCGCTAATAATGCGATCGTCTAGGAAAATCCCAATACTGCGACCGGTTCCGGCTAAGTTTTTGGTCAATTCGGCAAAGCGATCGCCCCCTTGAGCATCAAAGCGGATAATAATATTCCAGTTATTGCCTGCCGGTAAAGGTTGAGCAAACGCATCATTGAGGTTGCTCCCCGTTAAGCCGACGGGTTCAAAAAGTTCTAGAATGGCTTGATTGCGGCGTTCAATTTCTGCTTGATTTTCCTGTAAGGCCTGCTCGTCACCGCTAGCCCGCAGTTCTGCCTGTTGCGCTTCTAGGGTTCTGAGAATTTGAAATTCAATCGGAAATTGATCTTCAGTCCCCGGACGTTGGGAGCGAAATTCGAGTTGCGCGGTTCCCCCCAATACCCGTTCGGCTTGGGCTGGATCGTTTACCCCCGGCAGTTGGATAATCAGTTGATCTTGTCCGGTGGTTTGCACCAGGGATTCGGAAACGCCTAACGCATTCACGCGCCCTTCCACAACGCGCTGCACGGCTTCAAGCACTCTGGCGTTAATTTCCGGGACTTCTTCAGTGGTGAGAACCTGGAGGGTGAGTTGCGCGCCCCCCCGCAAGTCCAGACCCAGTTGCGTGGGAACCCGGACTAAGATCGTAATGGCTGCAATGACCAGCACAAAAATCAAAGCTAATATAGAACGCTGTTTTCCCATAATGGCTTTAGCTCAATCCCATAAAATTAAGGCGATCGCAGGGGTGGCTCGGTCTAAGCCTTACCCCGGTTAGAAAATTTTGATGATTTTGATTTCTGAGCGATCCATCACGCTGAGAACCTGCAATCAGTGCTATGATATCTCGTTTTGGGATTGAGCATCGAGACTCTGGTGCGATCGCCCTCCCGAAAGCAAGCAAGCCCGCCCTCAAGCGGACTTGACAATAATGTAAAATGTGATATTAGCTTCTAGACCTGAAGCGCCATCATCTTTTGCACCGCTTCCACAATTTGCGGCGGTTGCACAATCGTCAAATTCTCCAACATCCCGTTATAGGGCGTGGGAATATCCTGAGAAGACAGGCGAATCACCGGCGCATCCAATTCATCAAAAAAGCGTTCGTTAATCGAAGCAATCAATTCTGCCCCAATTCCCCCCGTCTTCATGCACTCTTCAACAATCACAACCCGGTGGGTTTTGCGAATAGAAGCGCCAATGGTCTCAAAATCTAGAGGTTTGAGGGAAATCAAATCGATCACTTCTGGATCGAACCCTTCTTTTTCTAGCGTCTTCACCGCCTGCATAACATGATGGCGCATCCGAGAATAGGTCAAAATCGTCACATCCTGACCGGAGCGAACCACCTCCGCCTGGTCGAGGGGTAATAAATATTCCTCTTCCGGTAAATCTTCCTTGAGGTTGTACAACAAGACATGCTCAAAAAATAGCACCGGATTGCGATCGCGAATCGCAGATTTCAGTAACCCTTTGGCATTATAGGGCGTCGAACAAGCAACAATTTTCAGCCCAGGAACCGCTTGGAAATACGCCTCTAAGCGCTGAGAATGCTCTGCACCGAGTTGGCGACCGACACCACCAGGGCCGCGAATCACCATCGGAATTGTAAAATTCCCACCGGAGGTATAGCGTAACATCCCGGCATTATTGGAAATTTGGTTGAAGGCAAGCAGGAGAAATCCCATATTCATCCCTTCAACAATCGGACGCAGACCCGTCATTGCTGCGCCAACGGCTAATCCCGTAAAGCTATTTTCGGCGATCGGCGTGTCGAGCAGACGCAGATCGCCATATTTTTTATAGAGGTCTTTGGTGACTTTGTAAGAACCCCCATAGTGACCGACATCTTCGCCAAGCACGAAGACTGTGGCGTCGCGTGCCATTTCTTCATCAACAGCTTCGCGCAATGCATTGAAAAAGAGTGTTTCTGCCATCTTAAGGACGATCTAGGGAATAGGAGATTAGAGTAGAATCTTACCGTTTTGCCGGTAGCATTGGGGACGATTGCCAGATTCGCCGCACGCTTGCGCCAACATTTTAGACCAATCGGCGATCGCTCACCACTGGAGTACGATAACTTTCAGACATCCTGATATCCTTTGAAAACGGTGAAAAGTAAACCGACAGATCGAGAAAGCTGAGGTTGGGGAGCGACAGCATGACTACAATTTCCTCTACCCCCAACCTTGTCCGCTCTATATCCTAAGATTGTCTCATCCCTGTTTGATTCCCTTGGGTAGCCTTAGACTCCCTGAAAAGGCAATACTGATAAAGAGAAAACCAGACCTGTTTGGACTGCAAGCAACTCCCGATCTAGAAATTGCGAAGCTCACTCATCTGTTTGGGCAATCTAAACAGTAAGCTCGATCTTTCCCAGCCAAGAAGATATGAAACAAATTGTTATGGAAGCTTTGGAACTCCAGAGGCGCTATCAAGCAGGTGAAAGAGACTTTCGGGAAGTGAATCTCAGTCGAACGTTACTGAGCGGACTTTCTTTAGTTGAAGCCAACTTGCGGGAAGCTGAGATGATTGAAGTCAATCTCAGTGGCGCTGAAATGAGAGGGGTAAACCTACGGGAAGCCAATTTAAAGGGTGCAGATTTAAGTCGAGCCGACTTACAAGATGCCAACTTGATAGGCGCTAATCTTGTAGGAGCTAATTTAAGGGGAGCCAATTTAGCCGGAGCCGGTTTGCGGGGGGCAAATGTCAGCGAGGCGGATTTCTCGCAAGCGAATCTTTCTCAAGCGAACCTTAGCGAAGCCAATCTGACCGACGTGACCCTCTCCCAAGCCATTCTCCGTCAGGCAACCCTCAGCCGTTCCAAACTGATCGGAGCAGTTTTGATTAAAGCAAGTCTGGAAGGAGCCAATTTAACCTACACGCTTCTGAGTTTAGCGAATCTCGAAGAAGCAAACCTGACGAATGCCATCTTAAGCGGTGCCACCCTAGAAGAGGCGAATTTGACGCGAGCCGATATGAGCTTTGCAAACCTCAGCGGTGCTAACCTAAGAGCAGCCGTTTTGTTCAAAGCAAACCTCCGACGCGCTAACGTGAGTTGGACGACTTTGCGGAATGCGGATTTACGCTCTGCCAATCTCTATCAGGCATCCTTGAGTTGGGCAAATCTCAGCGAGTCAAAGTTAAGTCAAGCCATGCTGATTGATGCTAACCTCAGCAGAGCAAATCTGCGGAATGCGGATTTGCGAGGGGCGATTATGCCGGATGGTGTCACTCACGAATAGTATTGCTTAGAGGTACGGTAGATCGATTGACTTCTACCGAATCTCCGTTTCTGCCGAGTTAACAACCCAACTCCTCTCCCTGCAAAACCAACAGACGCAAACAGAGGTGAGTCACATTATGGATATAGACGCAGTAGAGCTGCTGCATCGCTATGCCGCAGGCGAACAGAACTTTAGCCAGGTTTTGTTGAGTGGAGCTGATTTAGCCGGGGTTTCTCTACCGCTCGTTTGTTTGAAGGAGGCGGTACTAGAGGGAACAAACCTGAGCGGTGCTAATTTACGGGGCGTTGACTTCACGGGCGCGAATCTCAGCGGTGCGGATTTGAGTAAGGCGGATTTGACGGGAGCCGATTTGACAGCAGCAACGTTAACGGGTGCTAATTTATGTAGCGCTCGCTTGATTGGTGCCCGGTTTGCGGGCGCTCAACTGATTGGTGCTGATTTGAGTTGGGCAAATTTAACGGGAGCAACGTTGAATCAAGCCGATATGAAACGAGCTGATTTAAGTTATGCCAATTTAAGCGACGCGCTGTTAGTGGGGGTCGATTTACGCAATGGTAAGTTAGCCGAGGCGAATTTAAATCGGACGGATTTAATTGATGCCAATTTACAAGACGCAGATCTCACCGGAATTGATTTGCAGGCGGCAAATTTAACTGGGGCAATTTTATCGGAATCTAGCGATGAAGATTTGCAGATTGAGAGTTGGGAATAAGCGAGTTATTTACGAGAATCGCTGTTGCGACTAAAGCGACTTTCTGGGATTGAACTGCCTAATCCTTGTAGAATTCCTCGTCCAATTAAGCCAATACCCCGCCCCACAATTTGGGTTAATAAATAAATGACGCCTGAGCCTAAGAAGGAGAGAATCGCCCGAATTCTGGGCGCGATCGCATCTCTGGCTTCTAGCAGGAGGGTGACTGCATAGCGAACCCCCCGGAGTCGTTCGAGTTCTTGGCGTCTGGGATGATAGATTTTAACTTTCTTGATACCTCGGTAGTCGAGGGCGAGGAGAACATATTGGCTTTCAAACATATTTTGAGGTTCCCCAAAAAGCTCAACTTGGCGATATTTCCAGCTCAAGTCGTTGCGGAATCGCTCAATTTCTCGCGTGGAAAGGAGTTGTTTATCGTAAAAGTCTTGTTTGATTTCTACAATATCGGCAAATCGATTTAATAACGGCTGAATGACGGCATTCGCAACTTGAATAATCAGGTTTTGCGCTAAGATTTCTGCACGTTTATCGGCTTCTGGCGTGCCGTAACTATACAGCACATTCTCAATCATTAAAGGTGTTTCGTATAACCAATAGGAGAAAAGTTCTAGAACTAAGGGGATTTTCTTAAGAATTTCCGATTGAATGCGCGGAATATTTTCCAACAGAATTGGAACGAGATCGTATTCAGTGTTGGCAATTTTGATGTGATAATATTTACCAAAAAAATCGGTAATTGAAGCCGACCATAAATCCTGTAAAATGGCATCCACTTTCTGAGAAAGGGAAAGCACATTCACTTGACCCAATTGCAGTTCGCGAACGGTTTCAGTTAAACGCTGCAAAATGATTTTGAGTAATTCTCGCCGTTTCTCTTCTCGCAGAATATCAATTTCTAACGGCTCATCGGTTAAGTTTTTGAGGCTGTATTGTAACTGCGCTTCGAGGGCGGCAAACAAACGATTGAGAGAGCCTTCTAAGGCCATTTCTGACTGGGGATTCAAGCTGCTTTCCGCCGCAGGAACGAGGGCAGAACGGGGATTAATGGGGGGACGCTTCGCCGTCGTATTTTCGGGAGGAGGAGGAATTGGGGGGGCGTTATTGGGCGAGGGAGAGGCTGCTAGTAGTTGATTGACCACCCAACGCGCCGCTGCTAGTTCGCGCAACCGTCCAGCAATGACGGCTCTTTCGAGAACTGGAAGTGCTGGATTTTGTAAATAACCGCTCAATTCGGCGATCGCAGATTCAATTTGCTCGATCCCCGACTGATGGAGGCGATCGCGCCAACGTGCCAACATTCGCCCTCTCAATGGCGCTGCGGGCGAGGGTTCTAAGATTGCGAACCCATAGGTTTCTCCCGTCGCACAAGTCCGAATCGCCTGAATCAAATCGGCGATCGCCATCCCTTTACGACAATATCCGCGAACTCCCAGCACTTGAGCAAACGCCAAAGTCTCTAGATCGGCTTTCCCCGTCAACAACAAGACCCCCAACTGGGGATAGCGCGACTCCCAAGGCTGATAAGCCTGCTGAAGCGCCTGCCACTGGGGTTCAGGGGGATTCTCCTGGGCCGACCAATCCAAAATCACTAAATTAACCGGAGGTTGAGCGTTCTCCTGTTCGCTGCTCGGAAGCTGTTCCAAAACCGAAAGACTGGTGGGGCCATCCGCCACCACCTGCAAACCCGAAACCGCTTGCAGGGAAGTTTTCAACCCTAAACGGAAGATTGGATCGGGATCGACTAAAGCTAATTGGAGAACCGATGTACTCATCTTCCTTCAGGGCTGCTACAGAGTGGGCGATCGCGGCAAAACGCTTTAACGCATTGTGACATACTCCTATCCCTCTATTCGAGCAGGAGACCGTTAAAGATCCCCATCCTAATTCTCAGTGATGGGCATCCTCTATCCAACCCGTTATTCAGGCGGAGGCAGTGCATCTGACGGCGTGCCAAACTCTGGAGCAATGGGCGCTTCTAGCGGGGGAGGCGCGGGTTCCGGTGCAGGTTCCGGAGGATAGTAAGGAGCCGGTTCTGGCTCGTTCCAAGAGGAAGCTGGCGGTTCTGAGAAACCTCTCGGCGCGGGTTGGGGTGGCGGTGCGAAGAGGGCATTGCGTTCGGCCGTCCACCGCGCAATGGAGCCTTGAGCCTCATCGTATAGCGGTCGTCCCCAGCGAATCCGAGAAGCCGTCCGAATCGCTTCGGAATACTGTCCAATGGAAGCCAGATAGCTGGCATCATTGAGAATGGCTCGGTCTTCAGCCACTTGAATTTGAATTGTCCAACCGTAGATCGCATCTTGAGCTTCGGTATAAAGAACGCGACCGGGTTGAATCCGTTGGGCGACGGTAATGGCTTGAGCAAGATTGCCGCTGTTAGCCACCGATCGCGCTTCATTGAGGATGGGTTGATCTTCTAAGACTTCAATTTTCTTATTCCACTGGGCGATCAAGGTTTGGGCTTCAATCCGGCGCGGTCTGCCGATTTCCACGCGAGACGCTTCTGCGATCGCCGCTTTCAAACCCTCGATCGATTCGGTTTGAGCAATCTGACGCGCCCGAATAATAAAGGGTCGGTCTTGAATGCTTTGAATTTCCTTGCGCCACGAGGCAATCTTGGTTTGAGCTTCAATCCGGCGCGGGCGATCTTGAGCCACCATTTGCGCTAACTCATCAGCCAATCTAAAGGTTAAAGGCTGTCCTACGCTAGCTACAGCGCTCGCCACTTGAATTTGTAGCAAGTCTTGGATACTCGCCTGCCAAGTCTGAATTTGGGCTTGCGCTCGCTCGTATAGGGGGCGATCCGGCTGGATTTCGCCCACGATCGCCTGAGCTTCCAGCAACATCATCAGATTATCTTTCCAAGACATAGCCGTAGCGCGACTGAGGATCGCAAAATCCTCGGCTTCCTTAGACAACGAGGAATCTGGAGGCACGGTATTAGCTGCCGCGATCGCACCTTCTAAATCTCTAGCCGCTAGCCGTTCGTCAGCAATCTTCAGCAAAGCGCGACTCCAGCGGGCAATCTCTGCTTGAGCGTCCGGACGGGCAAAGCTTTTTAACTCAACTTGTCGCGCCAGATCCATCGCTTCTTTTAAGCGAGCCACCGTTTGATATTCGGCGAGTTCTCTGGCTTGGGATAAACGCCGACGAGCCAGTTGCTCGGAGGCAATAAACCGGGTTAGCTCGTTGTAGCGTTGAGCGCGCCAATGCTCGTTATTGAGTCGGCTTAACTCTTCTGCCTTTTGATTGGCCAATCCCCAGTTTTGATTTTTCAGCGCTTCGAGGGCTTCCTCATAAATTGCCGCACCTTTATCCCAATTACTTTGCCAAGCTGCAATTTGCTGTTGCGCTCGGTCGTATAGGGGGCTGCTTTCCGGGACATTTCCAGCAATTTTAATCGCCTCTTGTAAATCGCCATCGCTCATTTTGGCAGAGGCGATCGCCAAAATCCCCTTAGACCATTCCTCTAAAAACCGTTGGGACTCGCGATAAAGCGGATGCTCCTCCGTCCAATTTCGCACCAGCGCCACTGCTGCAACTAAATCTTCAAGCTGGCGAGAACTTGCCGCCTGATTCGCACAATACAAGCGTTCGCTATCAGCCGCAATCGGAGAAACTTGTTCGCAATTGGGAGGCGGCGGTACCAGCGTCAGCAATAAAAAGGCCGCATAACCCGTTCCGCCCAACAACCCCACAATCGTCAGCCACAATAAAGGCAAACCCCAAGATGCTCCCCCCTTCCGAGACGAACGTCTCTCTTGGGGAGGGGGCGGTTGAGCGATCCGCTTGGCAGGGGGTTCGGCACTTAATTCGGAAATCGTCGCTGCATAGGCATCGTCGCTGGCCGAGCTAGCCGGGGCATTTTTGGGTCTGGGGGGGCGGCGAGAACGGCGAAAAATTGAATTTTGAGTTCTGTCAAACTGCCTTCTAGTCATGGCTGACGATTTCCTTCGGAACGCTTCGCGAACGAATAAGTTGCCTGGTTTTTCGTTATTTAGTCTACTGTTGTCTTCAACCGATCCGACGCTGCTTATGACAGTCTTTAATAGTGGCAATTCAGGTCTGCGTTCTGTTGTCTAGCGCGTGCAGGTCAGATCGATGGGTTCAGCAAGGGGGTGTAGTTTAATACCCCATTTGAATTGGGTTAATCCGGATGCTTTTGACTCCGAAGGCTTCAGGGCAAAAACCCAAGCTGAGGACTCTCTGGGGGTGCCTTGTCCTGGAGTTAATCCAAATTCTTTGGACATTGTAATGGTTAATTGGGTCTAGAGCGAAAAATTAGTCAGCCGGATCTCGTGCCACACTAAATTACAAGTAGACCTAAGCGGATGACAGATAATGTCCAATAGCGGTTTTGTTGTAGTAGAACTAGAACACAAGGGATGAACCTAAGTATTCGGCATTGGCTAGCAGAACGTAACCTCACACTAGCCCGGCTGAAGTGGGTCGCGGGGGCCCAGATGGCGGGAATCGCGTTCCGTATCGCTCAAGATCTGGAATTTAAAAGTCTCAGTTTGTTTGAAGTTGCGGTGCTGGCTGAGATTTTTGAATTGCCGATCGCGATCGCTTGGCCAGAACTCTCTCCCCTGGCGGAGTTAATGGGGTGTTTGCTGCGCGTCCTCAGTCAGAAAAAGCCGCTCAAGCGCAACGAAGGGACGTGGCTTGTGTTTCAAATTGCTTATCTCAACGGTTTAGATCGGCTCTTGCAGCAGGAAACCCTCGTGCGCCGACCGTGGATTAATCGGGCGATGCTGCCCACGGACGAACTGCAAAATAATATTGCCCTCAATCAGCCTCAGCTTCCGGATTTGCTGCAAACCCTGCGTCCGGGTCATCTCAGCGACACCCAGGCGGAGCAAGCGTTGTCTCAGTGGAGTGCTTCGCTGCTGGTGCAGCAAATTAATCAGACGGCGAGTGCCTGGTTAATGGCGAATGGTGCTGAGGAAATTGAGAGTCAACTGTTGATCGGGCGCTTGAGTCATGGTTTGCCGGGGGAATTGCTCGAAGCGATCGCGCTGCATTCGTCGGCGCTTCCCCAGTTACAAAAGTTTGTGCGTTTGGGAACGGTGGCGTCTTGGAGCGAAAGCCTTCATGAAAGCGATGACTACGAGTTGCTTGAAGTGTCGCCTCCACCCACCCCCACCCTCGGCCCGATGCCCATCGATCTCGCCAGGGAACGCTATCGGGCAGGTTTTAACATTGCTCTGAGCCAACCGATGTTTGAGGAGTGTTTCTCCCTCAACGATATTCATGTGCCACTCAAGGGAGTGGTCTATGATGGGACGTTGGGCAGCAATCCTCCCCCGGTGGATTTAATGGAATGGGCTAAGACGCAACTGAGCGATCTCAGCAGCATTGCGGTGGTGGAAGGGTTGCCCGGTCAGGGAAAGAGCAGCTTTTGCCAAATGTGGGCGGCGAAGGTGGCTTCGGAGTTTTATCCCAGTTGGATGCCGGTGTTAATTCGCCTGCGGGATGTGACGTTGGGAACGACGTTAGAGCAAACGCTCTTATCCGCGCTGCCGTTGGGTAACTTTACTTGTGCTGATGGTTGGCTGTCTCCGGTTCACTCGCCTTGCTTGCTGGTTTTTGATGGTTTGGATGAGTTACCGCGATCGCCGTTAGCTGAAGATCAGATTTGGCTGTTGATGGATCAAATTGTCCGCTTTCAGTCTCAGTACGCGGGGCCGACGGGTTTGCCGCGCCATAAGGTGTTTATTACCTGCCGGAATGGGACGCTGAGTCGGGCGGGGATTGAAACGCTGCATATTTCTTCGACGCACAGCCAAACGCCGCTGCTGTCTCATCTGCGGCGAATTGCGATCGCGCCGATGGGTCAAGATGAGGTCAAACAGTGGTTTAAGCATTGGTCGCGCTTGCAAACCAAAAATATCGCTCAGGCTTACTTTAATTTCCTTAAGCAGGGCGGCCTCTTTCGTCCGACACCGCCGACTAAAGAGTTAGCCAATTTGGTTCGCCAACCTTTGATGCTGTACTTTTTGGGGATCTTGCATCGGGATGGCTTGCTGCACGAGTCGGTCTTTCAGATGCCCTATCCCCAGGTTAAGTTTGAAATTTACGACCGCTTGCTGACTTGGTTATTGGGCAAACCGACCGCTGGGTTGTCGGTTTCGGGTCGCTTGGAAACGCCGGGTCGAGTCGGTTTGGCCCATGCGGGACGGCGCACCGAGGCGATCGCCAATTTACTAAAAACTCGCCAACCGCATCAAATCCGCGCGGCGATGCAAACCACGGCGCTGAGTATCTTACAAAGCGGTCGCGCCACCATTCATTACGATGCCCTCCAATCCTATTTAGGGGATGAACCGACGCTAGCGGCCTTTTGTTTCCGCTTTGAAGAGGTTCAAACCGACACCTCCAAATTCCAACAAACCTTTCAGCGCGTTGGTTTTGCCCATCGCAGTTTGGGAGAATACCTCTGCGCCGAGGAGATCGCCTCCCAACTGAAGGCTTTAGCGCATATTGTCCGAGATCCCTACGGGGAGTTAAAGTTTGCTACCGATGACAAAAGCGCGATCGCCCAGCATCTTTACAACCTTTTGGGCTATGGCATTCTCCCTTTAGAAATGGAGGATTTAATTGCCGAACGCCTTTGGCGCGAAGAAGCCCGCGATGAAGAAGCTTTTCGCTTCCGGACTTTGTTTGCTCGCTTGCATCGCTTTTACCGCTCCTATTGTCGGGGACGATGGATGGATGAGGGCATCGCCCACAAAGCCCGCCAGCATTTGCAACAGTTTAATAATTCTTTGAACGTGCTGCAAATTGATGCGGCGGTGGGTTTAAATACGTTCTTGCTCCTGTGTGCCTGTCGGCGAGAGGCAAATCTTCCCTTCTGGCCCTGTGGCAATGCTACGCCCAAACGTAGCAAACAGAACGCCCCCCCAGAAGCGCTCAGTGCAGAAGAACCGATGGAGTTTAACCCCAGTCAACTGCTAGCGCTAGCGGGACGGACGGCAGTCTTGTCTCCCAATTCCTTCTGGTTGCGGGTGCGCTACAGTCTCAAATCAATCCAGTTAAGCGGGACTTATTTGTATCGCGCGTTACTTGCCGGGGGCAATTTACAAGCCGCCGATCTGTCAGCCTCGGTGTTAGTGGAGGCTAACTTGGTGGGGGCGAATCTCAAGGAAGCCAATCTTTCTTGGGCTAATTTAACGGGAGCCAATCTCACGGGGGCGAATCTCACGGGAGCCAATTTGGAAGGGGCGAACTTGATGGGCGCTAATTTACAGCGCTGCAATTTGCAATCAACCCAGCTTAATAATGCGTGTCTGGTGGAAACGCAGATGGATGAGAGCAGTTGGGATATTGCCCGCGCCAAGGGGGCTTTCTTTTCTTGGGAGCAATACCAAGCTTACAGTCAAGCGATCGCCACTCAAAGTATTAAAGAAGAACCCACGACGGATTCTTCTGGGGATGATGCCACATCGGTTTTACCGATTGAAATGGCTGAAGATGAGCCGGTAGCGGTTCCCTCTTCAAGCACCCTCAGCGAAGAGGATATTGATGCGGAAACCGTCGTCTATCGCCCGCCTTTGAGCGACGAGACGCGCGCTTTAGAGTAGACTGGGGCGATCACTCTGACGGGCTGGCAGCAACCTGTCCGTTAGCTTTGGAGGGCGATCGCTTCTCGGCGGGGAGATTCACCGTTAACTCTTGAGCGACTTCTTCAGAGAGAATGCAGTCTAAAATCAGTTGCCAATCTCCCGTTGCCGTAAGGTCAAATCGAGTCATTTCGGCTTTCGCTTCAGCCAACTCTTTAATCGCTTTGGCAAAGGCTTTATCTTCAATGAGGGCGCATTGTTCCTCCGTGAGATATTGCTGTCCGGAGGGGTCGAAAATCAGCCGCAACAGGTCTGCGTAGGGTAAGGCAGCTTGATGGGCTTTGGCTAGGGCTGTTGCTAGCCGCGCTTTGGCGATCGCTTCGGCCGCCCCATTTAAAATGGCTTCAATCTCCGTACGCTTTTCGGCGGGAATGCCTTCTAAATCGATAGCGGCGTCAGATGTTCCGGTTTTTCTTGCCACAATAAAATCCTCTGGGATATGAATAATATTTTGCTCAACGGATAAGCCATTGGGAAAAGCAAAGGGATAGCGGTCGAAGGGGGGTAACTCCTCTTCAAACCGCCGTTCTAGCTCAAATTTGGCTTGTTCTCGACTCGCGGGAGAGTCTTCACCCCCAAAGGCGATCGCCACCAAGTACGCCCCCTGGCTGGGGACTTCGGGATCGTCGAGGGCGACATAAACTAACAGCTGTTTGCGACGAGTCTTCAACGTTACTTTGAAGATTAGATCAACACTTCAGGTTTATCACAAAAGGGTTCCCGGCGGGATCGGCACAATTCCCGGCACCTCACCTCCCAACATAGCCCCCTTAATATCCCAAAACGTTGCCCCATGCCGCGCCATCACTTGTGCTAACTCCATTTCTGCCCGACGCGGTAGCATTGTTTTCCACGATCGCAAGGCTTCGATCGTATTGCCCAACAGTCCCCCTTGGCGATGGGCGGCCAGATATTCGCGATCGCCGCGCCAGCCTTTTGGCACATATCCTAACGGAATTAACATCCGGTCGAGGACATCTTTGAGCAGCGTATCTAAACGTTGGAAGCGTTGGGCATCAAAACTTTGGGAATTGTCCTGCATCCAGCGTCGAATGACCGGATCGTTGAGAACTTCGGCATCTAAGCGATTGATAGCCGCAAACAAGGACTGACAGGAATCTTTAACGCAGGAAGTGGCAGGCGTCACCACCGAAGCCCCATTTCCCGGCCCGGTGCGATAGCGGGCGCAGGTAAACGCCAGTTCCTGTTCAATGGTTTTGAGCGGATCGAAAGTGCGATCGCCCAATTTATAAGGCACCGTAAACTCAGGCATCCGCAGCATCACCTCAGAAATCGGTACCGTAT
Encoded here:
- a CDS encoding NACHT domain-containing NTPase; translated protein: MAGIAFRIAQDLEFKSLSLFEVAVLAEIFELPIAIAWPELSPLAELMGCLLRVLSQKKPLKRNEGTWLVFQIAYLNGLDRLLQQETLVRRPWINRAMLPTDELQNNIALNQPQLPDLLQTLRPGHLSDTQAEQALSQWSASLLVQQINQTASAWLMANGAEEIESQLLIGRLSHGLPGELLEAIALHSSALPQLQKFVRLGTVASWSESLHESDDYELLEVSPPPTPTLGPMPIDLARERYRAGFNIALSQPMFEECFSLNDIHVPLKGVVYDGTLGSNPPPVDLMEWAKTQLSDLSSIAVVEGLPGQGKSSFCQMWAAKVASEFYPSWMPVLIRLRDVTLGTTLEQTLLSALPLGNFTCADGWLSPVHSPCLLVFDGLDELPRSPLAEDQIWLLMDQIVRFQSQYAGPTGLPRHKVFITCRNGTLSRAGIETLHISSTHSQTPLLSHLRRIAIAPMGQDEVKQWFKHWSRLQTKNIAQAYFNFLKQGGLFRPTPPTKELANLVRQPLMLYFLGILHRDGLLHESVFQMPYPQVKFEIYDRLLTWLLGKPTAGLSVSGRLETPGRVGLAHAGRRTEAIANLLKTRQPHQIRAAMQTTALSILQSGRATIHYDALQSYLGDEPTLAAFCFRFEEVQTDTSKFQQTFQRVGFAHRSLGEYLCAEEIASQLKALAHIVRDPYGELKFATDDKSAIAQHLYNLLGYGILPLEMEDLIAERLWREEARDEEAFRFRTLFARLHRFYRSYCRGRWMDEGIAHKARQHLQQFNNSLNVLQIDAAVGLNTFLLLCACRREANLPFWPCGNATPKRSKQNAPPEALSAEEPMEFNPSQLLALAGRTAVLSPNSFWLRVRYSLKSIQLSGTYLYRALLAGGNLQAADLSASVLVEANLVGANLKEANLSWANLTGANLTGANLTGANLEGANLMGANLQRCNLQSTQLNNACLVETQMDESSWDIARAKGAFFSWEQYQAYSQAIATQSIKEEPTTDSSGDDATSVLPIEMAEDEPVAVPSSSTLSEEDIDAETVVYRPPLSDETRALE